Proteins encoded within one genomic window of Cytophagales bacterium:
- a CDS encoding parallel beta-helix domain-containing protein — protein MKQILTLTLIALLLASCGSEERDLPWKSIEADLQKRFITTPDSAVIELPAGYFMFTKSILLDGKKHITIKGAGAEETVLSFANQTEGAEGLKISNCENITLQDFTIEDAPGDNIKITDTRNLTIQYVKSHWTGEPKETNGAYAYYPVLCKNVLIQNSIAAGASDAGIYVGQSDSVIIRNNKVYHNVAGIESENSKWVEIYGNEAFQNTGGILVFDLPGLTQFGHTTRVYKNVVEKNNFKNFAPEGNIVATVPPGTGIMLLATRNIEIFENVVTDNKTAGLAIASYDLVSALGSGEGTQLDNNIETAKNDERYDPYPTQMYVHHNQFDNSHWFPTLKNDFGLLFLTKFPFNTPDIVWDGISPDRTQLGFCLSENGEINFADLDAANEFEALTTEWTAFDCEGTRIDQKITL, from the coding sequence ATGAAGCAAATCCTAACCTTAACCCTGATTGCCTTACTGCTCGCTTCTTGTGGATCGGAGGAACGCGACCTCCCCTGGAAGTCCATTGAAGCTGACCTTCAAAAACGTTTCATCACCACCCCTGATTCAGCAGTCATTGAATTGCCTGCAGGCTATTTCATGTTTACTAAGAGCATTCTTTTAGATGGCAAAAAACACATCACGATCAAGGGAGCAGGAGCAGAAGAAACGGTCCTTTCATTTGCCAACCAAACCGAAGGCGCCGAAGGACTCAAAATCAGTAATTGCGAAAACATCACGCTTCAGGATTTCACCATAGAAGATGCTCCTGGCGATAACATCAAGATCACGGATACGCGCAACCTGACTATTCAATATGTAAAATCACATTGGACAGGAGAACCCAAAGAAACCAATGGGGCCTATGCCTATTACCCAGTACTTTGTAAAAATGTATTGATCCAAAATTCCATTGCAGCAGGTGCCAGTGATGCAGGAATCTATGTTGGTCAATCTGATTCTGTAATCATAAGAAACAACAAGGTCTATCACAACGTGGCGGGCATTGAAAGTGAAAACTCCAAATGGGTAGAAATCTATGGAAATGAAGCTTTCCAAAATACGGGAGGTATTTTGGTATTTGATTTACCCGGATTGACTCAGTTTGGGCATACCACACGGGTTTACAAAAACGTAGTAGAGAAAAACAATTTCAAAAATTTCGCGCCAGAGGGTAATATCGTCGCTACCGTACCTCCGGGTACTGGCATCATGTTGCTAGCTACGCGAAACATAGAGATTTTTGAAAATGTAGTGACCGACAATAAAACCGCAGGATTGGCGATAGCCAGTTATGATCTGGTTTCGGCTTTAGGCAGCGGAGAAGGGACGCAATTGGACAACAACATAGAAACGGCGAAAAACGACGAGCGATACGACCCCTACCCTACACAGATGTATGTCCATCACAACCAATTTGACAACAGTCATTGGTTCCCGACTTTGAAGAACGATTTTGGACTGCTGTTCCTGACCAAATTCCCTTTCAATACACCTGATATCGTCTGGGATGGCATTTCTCCTGATCGCACGCAATTAGGATTTTGCCTGAGTGAAAATGGTGAAATCAACTTTGCTGACCTGGATGCAGCCAATGAGTTTGAAGCGCTGACCACAGAATGGACGGCTTTCGATTGTGAAGGAACACGAATTGATCAGAAAATTACTTTATGA
- a CDS encoding SO2930 family diheme c-type cytochrome encodes MKYGILGWLIFVFACSPKEQAPKQIEVVTLGGDTEIQEKQRLSEWNLFVGELKTFTAAAGMLPYDLNTPLFSDYTFKARFVKLPEGKAANYHATEVMEFPESTILVKNFYYPVDFQKPEGDRRILETRLLINEGEEWKALTYVWNEEQTEAFLEIAGKSIPVSWTDGSGELQRINYSVPNQNQCKSCHEFNGKIVPIGPTARQLNHDFDYADGGHNQLKKWVELGLLENIDPPQQWPTLAKWDDPQTGTLDQRARAWLEINCAHCHRKEGPAKNTGLHLLASTSTDYEIGINKPPVAAGRGSAGLKFGIVPGKPENSILMHRIKSLDPGEMMPEVGRKLQHIEGIALVEEWIREMDN; translated from the coding sequence ATGAAATACGGAATTTTAGGATGGTTGATCTTCGTTTTTGCGTGTAGCCCAAAAGAACAGGCCCCGAAGCAAATCGAAGTAGTGACGTTGGGCGGAGATACTGAAATTCAAGAAAAACAACGCCTTTCCGAGTGGAACTTATTTGTTGGCGAGTTAAAAACATTTACGGCCGCGGCTGGAATGCTCCCCTATGACCTGAACACTCCGCTGTTCAGTGATTATACCTTCAAGGCACGTTTTGTGAAACTACCAGAAGGAAAAGCAGCCAATTATCATGCTACGGAAGTGATGGAATTTCCGGAATCCACCATTCTGGTCAAGAACTTCTACTACCCTGTCGACTTCCAAAAACCTGAAGGTGATCGACGCATCCTTGAAACCCGATTGCTCATCAATGAGGGTGAAGAATGGAAAGCTTTGACCTACGTATGGAATGAGGAACAAACAGAAGCTTTCCTGGAAATAGCAGGCAAATCTATTCCTGTTTCGTGGACCGATGGTTCTGGAGAGCTTCAAAGAATCAATTATTCTGTTCCTAATCAAAATCAATGCAAGAGTTGTCATGAATTCAATGGAAAAATTGTCCCTATTGGGCCTACTGCCCGACAGCTTAACCACGATTTCGATTATGCCGATGGCGGACACAATCAACTAAAAAAGTGGGTAGAATTAGGCCTATTAGAAAACATCGATCCTCCTCAGCAGTGGCCTACTTTGGCCAAATGGGACGATCCTCAAACAGGCACCTTAGACCAGCGTGCCCGTGCCTGGCTGGAAATCAATTGTGCACATTGCCACAGAAAAGAAGGTCCTGCAAAAAACACTGGGCTACACCTCCTGGCTTCCACCAGTACCGATTACGAAATTGGCATCAACAAGCCACCGGTGGCTGCTGGACGAGGCTCTGCCGGATTGAAATTCGGCATTGTACCTGGGAAACCAGAAAACTCCATCCTCATGCATCGCATTAAGTCGCTAGATCCGGGAGAGATGATGCCTGAAGTCGGGAGGAAGCTACAACACATAGAAGGTATCGCCTTGGTCGAGGAGTGGATCAGGGAGATGGATAATTAA
- a CDS encoding arginase family protein, which produces MDQHLNLCFPEWQGYAESNSVYFGALRLQQLLSTTHQFTSIPVPEQEDLFLENDIIGFEANLRQLKATAHVLKQEKPASIFMVGGTCAAEIAPVSYLNNYYHGNLTVLWLDAHGDLNTPQSSPSKHFHGMPLRALLGESDPYVLQHAFSKLNPDQVVLAGTRDLDQEEERYIAANQIQVVTPENITQVVDRVLEKEKAHVYVHIDLDVLDPSSFPHLLLPIPGGVLIDTLLKQLNELVREIPLVGASIVEYVPDGNSGEPVLKEIVAALGLGQ; this is translated from the coding sequence ATGGATCAGCATCTAAATCTTTGTTTCCCCGAATGGCAGGGCTACGCCGAGTCCAACTCTGTTTATTTCGGAGCATTGAGATTACAGCAATTGCTGTCTACCACCCACCAGTTCACCAGCATTCCAGTGCCTGAGCAAGAAGACCTGTTTCTTGAGAATGACATCATTGGATTTGAAGCCAACCTGCGTCAATTGAAAGCCACAGCGCATGTGCTGAAACAAGAAAAGCCTGCATCCATCTTTATGGTTGGAGGGACATGCGCGGCGGAAATTGCCCCTGTTTCTTACCTTAATAACTATTACCACGGGAACCTCACCGTACTTTGGCTGGATGCCCACGGAGACTTAAATACGCCGCAATCTTCACCCAGCAAACATTTTCACGGAATGCCTTTGCGAGCCTTGCTTGGTGAGTCTGATCCTTATGTTTTGCAACATGCTTTTTCGAAGTTGAATCCGGATCAGGTGGTGCTAGCAGGGACCAGGGATTTGGATCAGGAAGAAGAGCGTTACATTGCTGCCAATCAAATTCAGGTGGTAACCCCCGAAAATATCACTCAAGTCGTGGATCGCGTACTCGAAAAAGAAAAAGCGCATGTCTATGTCCATATTGACCTGGATGTATTGGACCCATCTTCATTTCCTCATTTGCTTTTGCCTATTCCCGGCGGAGTTTTGATTGATACACTTTTGAAACAATTGAATGAATTGGTAAGAGAAATCCCCTTGGTCGGGGCAAGTATTGTAGAATATGTTCCTGATGGAAATTCCGGAGAACCTGTTCTTAAGGAAATTGTAGCGGCACTGGGTTTGGGTCAGTAG
- a CDS encoding dipeptidase, with product MVKESRTLLGRFMRALRDLLGVLILLGLVVFFFVVGKWVDRQNNVRLRDINEPIIVSERAKRLHATIAVADWHSDNLLWDRDPLTKHDHGHVDIPRLIEGNFAIQVFDAVIKVPQGLNYESNTERTDQIKLLSMANRWPVSSWFGLIERALHQSQVLHDAANESSDLVIIKTRGDLEYFMKQWNTNGGQIGGMLSIEGLHAMEGKLENLQVLIDAGYRMFGLVHFFDNEIGGSSAGVEQGGLTDLGRQVVRIMNEESIIIDLAHASEQLIDEVLAMTTKPVVVSHTGVKGVHDSPRNLSDRQLRAIAENGGMVGLGFWEEASGGESVNDIARAIRYTADLIGVEHVSLGSDFDGAVTVPFDASQIILLTEALMTVGFSDEEITQIMGGNQIRFLMENLPGN from the coding sequence ATGGTGAAGGAATCAAGAACCCTTTTGGGAAGGTTTATGCGTGCCCTTAGAGATTTGCTGGGTGTCCTAATTCTACTAGGATTAGTGGTGTTTTTCTTTGTTGTGGGCAAGTGGGTCGACCGACAAAATAACGTTCGATTGAGGGATATTAACGAACCTATTATTGTATCTGAAAGAGCCAAAAGGCTTCACGCAACGATAGCTGTTGCCGATTGGCATTCAGACAATTTGCTGTGGGACCGAGATCCGTTGACCAAACACGATCATGGACATGTGGATATACCACGTTTGATTGAAGGGAATTTTGCCATTCAGGTATTCGATGCGGTGATTAAAGTGCCTCAAGGACTCAATTATGAATCCAACACGGAAAGAACAGATCAGATCAAGTTGCTGTCCATGGCCAATCGTTGGCCAGTATCCAGTTGGTTTGGCCTAATTGAAAGAGCACTCCATCAAAGTCAGGTTTTACACGACGCAGCTAATGAATCTTCGGATCTGGTGATCATCAAGACGCGAGGCGACCTGGAATACTTCATGAAACAATGGAATACGAATGGTGGTCAAATCGGCGGGATGTTATCCATTGAAGGTCTTCATGCCATGGAAGGGAAGCTGGAGAACCTTCAGGTATTGATCGATGCAGGTTATCGAATGTTTGGTCTGGTGCATTTTTTCGACAATGAAATTGGTGGATCTTCTGCGGGTGTAGAGCAAGGCGGCTTAACAGACCTGGGTAGACAAGTGGTACGCATCATGAATGAAGAGTCCATCATCATAGACCTGGCACATGCATCAGAGCAATTGATTGACGAAGTATTGGCAATGACCACAAAACCTGTGGTGGTTTCGCATACTGGCGTTAAAGGTGTGCATGATAGCCCCAGAAACCTTAGTGATCGTCAGCTCCGTGCCATTGCCGAAAATGGGGGCATGGTTGGCCTGGGGTTTTGGGAAGAAGCTTCAGGAGGCGAGTCGGTGAATGACATTGCAAGAGCCATTCGCTACACTGCTGACCTGATCGGTGTGGAACATGTGAGTCTAGGTTCCGATTTTGATGGAGCCGTGACCGTCCCTTTTGATGCTTCACAAATCATTTTACTGACTGAAGCATTGATGACCGTAGGATTCAGTGACGAAGAAATCACCCAGATCATGGGTGGCAATCAGATCCGTTTTTTGATGGAGAATTTGCCTGGCAATTAA